Below is a genomic region from Sulfitobacter sp. OXR-159.
GGTGGTCGTGACCGTCTCTGGCCCCTCGACCCCGATCATGGTGCGGCGCAAGGAACGGCGCTTTGGCATCTGGGTCAACACCGACGCGGTTGAGGTCGACCGCGCGCCGAGTTTCTATGCCGTGGTCACCTCTGGCCCGCTGTCCGAAGTGCTCAAACGCATCGAAGACCTGCGCCACCGCATTTCCATCCCCCGCGCCATCCGCTCTGTCGGCGCGCCGATGGAGATCGCGGACCCGACCCAGTTCACCGATGCGCTGATCCGCGTGCGCAAGGATGCCAACCTTTACCAAGTCATCGAAGACGGCGTGAAGGTCGATGAACAGACCCTCTTCCGCGCCGCCGTTGCGCTGCCTGCCTCGCTCACCGAAGGCGCCTATGACACCCGGATTTTCCTGACCCGTGGCGGCGATGTGGTGGCGCAATATGAAACGGTGATTGACGTGCGCAAGGTCGGGATGGAGCGGTGGCTGTTCAACCTCGCCCATGAGCAGGCGTTTATCTACGGGCTGCTGTCGCTCTTTATCGCCATTACCGCGGGCTGGGGCGCCTCTGCCGTCTTTGGGCTGCTGCGCCGCTAAGCCGCGCCATCCTCGGTCGCCTTAAGCGTCAGCGCGGCTGCCGGGGCGGCGCGCAGGTCATCCACGCGCAGCGGGCCGGATGGTTTGCTAAGCCGATTTCGCACCACCCAGATCAACCGCTCCTGCGCGCGGGTGATAGCCACATAGGCCAGCCGTTTCCACAGCGGTTGCCCGGCCTCAGAGCGCCCCATCCGCGCGGCCGCATAAAGATCGGGCGCAAAGACCTGCACGTTCTCCCACTGGCTGCCCTGCGCCTTGTGGATCGTCACAGCAGCGCCGTGCAGAAACGTGGCCCCCATACGCGCGGCGAAGGGAATAAAGGGCTCTTCCTCATCCGGTTTTTCGATTTTCACGATCGACGCCGCACTTACCTGCGGGTCTTCGGCACCGATGACGTGCAACCGACTGAACCCCGGCTTGCGCCCCTCGCCCA
It encodes:
- a CDS encoding TIGR02186 family protein → MIRAILAFAGLMFTALTAAAEEEIVLGLSQAEVSITTNFDGSEILVYGAVKRETPIPEGAPLEVVVTVSGPSTPIMVRRKERRFGIWVNTDAVEVDRAPSFYAVVTSGPLSEVLKRIEDLRHRISIPRAIRSVGAPMEIADPTQFTDALIRVRKDANLYQVIEDGVKVDEQTLFRAAVALPASLTEGAYDTRIFLTRGGDVVAQYETVIDVRKVGMERWLFNLAHEQAFIYGLLSLFIAITAGWGASAVFGLLRR